A section of the Longibacter salinarum genome encodes:
- the purB gene encoding adenylosuccinate lyase: MIDRYTRPEMGALWSEEKQYESWLDVELAACAAWSEIGAIPPEDVETLYAEASFDVDRIHEIEKETKHDVVAFTRAVSETLGPEKKWVHYGLTSTDVVDTAYMVRLKKANSLLRTQIDRTLEALVSKAKEHKHTLTMGRTHGVHAEPTTFGLKMARYYDEMKRQRERFEQAAEEMRVGKLSGAVGTFAHIPPEVERLTCERLGLRPAPISTQVLSRDRHANYLSVIAGIGSTLEKMAVEIRHLQRSEVREVEESFGSGQKGSSAMPHKRNPVGSENISGCARLLRGYMVSEYENVALWHERDISHSSVERVVLPDATTLLHYALRRFSGIIDRLVVKEERMRSNMEMTYGLYNSQRLMLKMIDKGLTREEAYDRVQPLAMQAWEEERPFQDIVAEAEEITDVLASDDIEDAFDPSYHIRNVDRIFDRVGLND, encoded by the coding sequence ATGATCGATCGATATACACGCCCGGAGATGGGCGCCCTCTGGAGTGAAGAGAAGCAATACGAATCATGGCTGGATGTGGAGCTTGCAGCCTGTGCTGCATGGTCGGAAATTGGCGCAATTCCGCCCGAAGACGTGGAGACGCTGTACGCGGAAGCGAGCTTTGACGTCGATCGGATCCACGAGATTGAGAAGGAGACCAAGCACGATGTCGTCGCCTTCACGCGGGCAGTGAGTGAGACGCTTGGACCGGAGAAGAAGTGGGTGCATTACGGCCTGACGAGCACCGACGTGGTGGACACAGCCTACATGGTTCGTCTGAAAAAGGCGAACAGCCTGCTCCGCACGCAGATTGATCGAACGCTGGAGGCTCTGGTGTCAAAGGCCAAGGAGCACAAGCACACGCTGACAATGGGGCGTACGCACGGTGTCCATGCGGAGCCGACGACCTTCGGGCTCAAGATGGCGCGGTACTACGACGAGATGAAGCGGCAGCGCGAGCGGTTCGAGCAGGCGGCCGAAGAGATGCGCGTCGGGAAGCTGTCCGGTGCCGTGGGCACGTTCGCCCACATTCCGCCCGAAGTCGAGCGCCTGACCTGCGAGCGGCTTGGCCTGCGTCCCGCACCGATTTCTACGCAGGTGCTTTCGCGCGACCGTCACGCAAACTACCTCAGCGTCATCGCAGGAATCGGCTCCACGCTCGAGAAGATGGCGGTCGAGATTCGTCACCTACAGCGGAGTGAGGTCCGCGAGGTCGAAGAATCGTTCGGCTCGGGCCAGAAAGGCTCTTCCGCCATGCCACACAAGCGGAATCCAGTCGGGTCCGAAAATATCAGCGGGTGCGCGCGGCTCCTGCGGGGCTACATGGTCAGCGAGTACGAGAACGTCGCGCTATGGCACGAGCGCGACATCAGCCACTCCTCGGTGGAACGCGTCGTGCTGCCGGATGCGACGACGCTGCTGCACTACGCTCTCCGCCGTTTTTCCGGCATCATCGACCGCCTGGTCGTGAAGGAAGAGCGGATGCGCTCCAACATGGAGATGACGTATGGGCTGTACAACAGCCAGCGCCTGATGCTCAAGATGATCGACAAGGGGCTCACTCGCGAAGAGGCGTACGACCGCGTCCAGCCACTCGCAATGCAGGCCTGGGAAGAAGAGCGGCCGTTCCAAGATATTGTCGCGGAGGCCGAGGAAATCACCGACGTGCTCGCGTCCGACGACATTGAGGACGCCTTCGACCCCAGCTATCACATCCGCAACGTCGACCGCATCTTCGATCGCGTCGGTCTCAACGACTGA